TTTGATCGATTTGCTGCAATTCATCAGAAGATAAAGTAACTGAAGCTGCTTTAGCATTATCTACTGCTTGCTCTGCATTTCGTGCGCCAGCGATCGCATTTGCTTGAGGTTGAGCGATCAACCAGGCTAAGGAAAGTTGCGCCAAAGTGCAATTATGGCTTTTAGCAATGGGACGAAGTTGATCTAAAGCTTTTTGAGCGCGTTGATAGTTTTCTCCTTTAAAAAGCGTATTATCAGTTCGATGATCTCCTTCGGCAAACTGATGATCTAAGCCAAATTTACCTGTAAGTAATCCTTGCGCTAGGGAGGAATAAGCCAAAATTGAGATATCATTGGCTACACAATATGGCACAGCATCATTTTCTATTTTGCGCCAAAAGAGGGAATAAGGAGGCTGTAAACTATCAATCCGTCCATACTGGCTTGCTTCTTCTAATTGAGTACCAGAAAAATTAGAAACCCCAATCGCTCGAATTTTACCTTGTTCTTTGAGTTTATTTAAAGCACTCATAGTTTCTTCGATAGGCACAGCTTCGCTATTAAAAGAACCAGAAGGCCAATGAATTTGATATAGATCGATATAGTCGGTATTAAGATTTTCTAAAGAGCGATCGCAAGCTTCGATTACCTGATTATATTCAAGATGATTGGCAAATACTTTGGAGGCATAAACGACATTATCCCGTTCGTCACTCAAAGCTTTAGCAACAATCTGTTCTGAATGACCTGTGCCATAAACTTCGGCTGTATCTATAGTAGTTATCCCAGCTTCATAAGCCTGGCGAATAGCTTTAATGGTTTCTGCATCTTCAATTCCTACCCACATCTTTTTACCTGCTTGCCAAGTTCCCATCAGGACAGGAGTAATTTTGATCTCAGATTTTCCTAGCGATCGCGTTTCCATAATCTATAATCTTTTGGTGTATCGATTCTTATAGATATTATGATCTATTTTAAGCGTCGTGTTTTCTGCATTAGCGTTTAACAGTGCGAGGATCTCAAAAATCTGTATTTAAACTGTTTTGTTGTTTTTGATATTCTCTATTTTGACGACGATCTTCTTGGCGGGATTTTTTGTCTGGGGTTAGGCGATCGCAACAATAGGGACAAGAGATATATGATTCGTATTGAGGAGAGTTTTTATCCGCTTCTGATATAGGATGTCCACAGGCGTAGCATAGTTCATAATTACCAATCTCTAATCCTTCTTTAACTGCAACTCGTTCATCAAAGACAAAGCATTCTCCTGACCACATACTTTCTTGGGGAGGCACGTTTTCTAAATATTTCAAAATTCCTCCCTGGAGATGATACACCTCTTTAAATCCTTGGGAAAGCATATAAGACGAAGCTTTTTCGCAGCGTATTCCTCCCGTGCAGAACATGGCTACTTTTGAATGCTGTTTGGGGTCGATATTTTTGGCTACGTATTCAGGAAATTCGCGAAAAGATTGAGTATTGGGGTTTTTTGCTCGTTGAAAACTGCCAATTTCTACTTCATAGTCGTTTCTGGTGTCAATTACTACTACTTCTGGATCGCTGATGATCTGATTCCAGTCCTGGGGTGCAACATAAGTACCCACTTGCTGAGTCGGATTTACTTCGGGTATGCCTAGAGTAACTATTTCTGATTTAATTTTTACCTTTAGTCGGACAAAAGGTAGCTTTTGGGAGGTTGATTGTTTGTATTCTAAATCCGCTAAACCAGGAATGGTACGTAAATAAGATAATACAGTTGAGATCGCCTTATTGCCTCCAGCGATCGTACCGTTAATTCCTTCTTGCGC
This DNA window, taken from Pleurocapsa sp. FMAR1, encodes the following:
- a CDS encoding aldo/keto reductase, whose translation is METRSLGKSEIKITPVLMGTWQAGKKMWVGIEDAETIKAIRQAYEAGITTIDTAEVYGTGHSEQIVAKALSDERDNVVYASKVFANHLEYNQVIEACDRSLENLNTDYIDLYQIHWPSGSFNSEAVPIEETMSALNKLKEQGKIRAIGVSNFSGTQLEEASQYGRIDSLQPPYSLFWRKIENDAVPYCVANDISILAYSSLAQGLLTGKFGLDHQFAEGDHRTDNTLFKGENYQRAQKALDQLRPIAKSHNCTLAQLSLAWLIAQPQANAIAGARNAEQAVDNAKAASVTLSSDELQQIDQIGRQVTDHLDNKPIMWDW
- a CDS encoding oxygen-dependent tRNA uridine(34) hydroxylase TrhO, with protein sequence MSYTIATFYKFVTISEIEARRGQILAFCRENKVKGTIILAQEGINGTIAGGNKAISTVLSYLRTIPGLADLEYKQSTSQKLPFVRLKVKIKSEIVTLGIPEVNPTQQVGTYVAPQDWNQIISDPEVVVIDTRNDYEVEIGSFQRAKNPNTQSFREFPEYVAKNIDPKQHSKVAMFCTGGIRCEKASSYMLSQGFKEVYHLQGGILKYLENVPPQESMWSGECFVFDERVAVKEGLEIGNYELCYACGHPISEADKNSPQYESYISCPYCCDRLTPDKKSRQEDRRQNREYQKQQNSLNTDF